The following is a genomic window from Blattabacterium cuenoti.
TTTTGGATTAATTGGGTTATTATCTACATTTCATTTATTAGGAAGAGAAAAATCTTTAAATATTTATGCACCAAAAGGGTTAAAAGAAATTATAGAATCACATTTTAAATGGTCTAATACTAAATTAAAATATTACATTATTTATATAGAATTATCTTCTAAGCAAAGAGAAAAAATTTTTGATAATGAAAATATCGAAATTTATACAATACCATTAAAACATAGAATTTATACTAATGGCTTTTTATTTAAAGAAAAATATAATTATCGAAAATTAAATATGCATGAAATACAAAAAATTCCTTATATAAATTTTGTTGATTATAAAAATTTAAAAATAGGAAAAGACTTTAAAACACATGATGGTATCATTATTCCAAACTCCAAATTAACTTTTAATCCAAAAAAAACATTATCTTATGCTTTCTGTTCTGATACATCTTTTGATCCTAATATTATAGAACACATACAATTTGTAGATTTATTATATCATGAATCAACTTTTCTTAATATAGAAAAAATGAGAGCGATTAATACAGGTCATTCAACGGCTTATCAAGCAGCTTTTATTGCAAAAGAAGCAAAAGTAAAAAAATTATTATTAGGTCATTATTCTCATAGATTTACGGATATTCAATCTTTTGAAAAAGAAGCTAAACAAATTTTTCATAATGTAGAAGCATCTAAATCTTTACATACTTATTTTTTATAATATCAACAAAAAATTGTTTTGCTAAAAAAACGTTATCACAAATAATTATTCAAAATAATAAAATTTAATTTAGGAACTTTTTTTACATGATATCGTAATTTTTTAGAAAGAAATTTTCTATAAATTTTAGTTTGTGATTTAATTTGTGTTAAAATTTGTTCATCTATAAAAGGATAAATTGATATATATCCTTTTATCAAATTCATATTTTTACTAAAATTAATTTTAATTAATGTAATTACAATTCCTTTTTTTAAAACTTTTTTATATATATCTTGTTGAATAAGATTTGCTATTTCTGAATAAAATATTGAATTTAATTTTTTCTTTTTAATAGTATCCATTTATATCATTTTAATTAATAAAAATTTGTAATCATATAAATATTGTTGTAAAATTGTATTTTTATTGCTTGGTCCCATAGCTCAGTATGGTTAGAGCTCCTGACTCATAATCAGGAAGTCGTTGGTTCAAATCCAACTGGGACCACTATTCTTCTTCCTATTATCACTACTATTACTATACTATTACTATAATGATAGTGATTGGTGACTGGATGAGGATTCGAACCTACAACTTATAGTTTAGGAAACTATTGTTCTATCCAATTAAACTATCCAGCCAAGTATTTTTTTGATATAATAGATATTGTAAACTTCTTTTTTCCTTTTTTAAAATAAACAAAACCATTTTTCATTGCATATAATGTATGATCTTTTCCAATACCTACATATTTTCCAGGTAAATATTTTGTTCCACGTTGACGTACAATAATACCACCAGATTTAATATATTGATTACCAAATATTTTTACACCTAATCTGCGACCAGCAGAATCTCTACCGTTTCTAGAACTTCCAGCCCCTTTTTTATGTGCCATATATTATTTTTTTTCTAAAAAATTAATTACTTTTAACTTAGTAAATTTAGGTTTAAATCCTTTTTTTACTTTATAACCTTTTCTTCTTTTTTTTTTAAAAATAATTAGTTTATTTCCTCTTACATGTTTCAAAATTTCAACTTTAATCTTTATTTTTTCTAAAAATGGGCTTCCTATTTTAATTACTCCATTTTTATAAAAAAATAATACTTGATCAAACATAACATGTGTTCCTAATTCCATCTCACAATTAAAAGGAATATATAAATATTTATTTTCAATAAATTTAAATTGTATTCCTCGAATATTAACAATAGCATATATCATAATATAACTGATTTAAATAGCATATTTTTTGCTTTAATAAGACATTCATAAAGATAATCTACTTCTTGAAAAGTATTATAGATAGAAAAACTAACACGAATCATACCTTCTACATTGAAAAAATTAATTAATGGTTGTGCACATAAAGTTCCAGTTCTAACTGCAATTCCTAATTTATCTAAAATCATACCAACATCAAAATAATGTAATCTATCTAAATTAAAAGAAATAATACTTGATTTAACATCAATATTATTCATCCCACCTCCATATAAATGAATTCCATCTATAGAATTTAAACGTTTTATTGCATAAATTAAAAGTTCTTTTTTATATAATTGAATATTTTTTATTCCAAGTTCTTGAACAAAATCAATAGCGCTACCCCAAACAACAATTCCTTCTATATTTGGAGTCCCAGCTTCAAATTTAAACGGTAGATCTGAATAATTACATTTTTTAAAACTTGCATATTTAATCATTTCTCCTCCTGATTGATAAGGAGGTATTGTATCTAAAATATCTTTTTTCCCATATAATATTCCAATTCCAGTAGGACCATACATTTTATGTGCAGAAAATACATAAAAATCTACATTTAAATCTTGTACATCTATATCTAAATTTGATGGAACTTGTGCTCCATCAATTAAAACCATTGATCCATACTTATGAGATTTTTTTATAATATCTTTTACTGGATTTATAATTCCTAATACATTAGATAAATGAGTGATGGAAACTAATTTAGTTTTATATGATATAATAGATTCAAAATATTCTAATTCTAATAAGCCATTTTTATTAATTGGAATAATTTTTAATGTTGCTTGTTTTCTATCACAAAGAATTTTCCATGGAATAATATTAGAATGATGTTCCATATATGAAATAATAATTTCATCTCCTTTTTTAATCAAGGGCTCAATACTGTAAGCAATTAAATTAATAGATTCCGTTGCTCCTTTTGTAAAAATAATTTCTGAAGACAATTTAGCATGAATCATCTTTTGTATTTGTTTTCTAACAAATTCTACTTTCTCAGTAGCTTGTCGACTTAAAAAATGTACACCTCGATGAATATTAGAATTTTGTTTTATATAAAATTCATTTGCTGTTTGAATAACTTTTATTGGTTTTTGAGTAGTAGCCGCATTATCAATATATACTAAAGAATTATCATTAATTTTAGTTTTTAATATAGGAAATTGATCTCTAATTTCTTTAATTTTTTTTTGTGAAAACATTATACATTATATGTATTTTTTTTAATATTTATTTTAATTTTGTGTTTTATATAATTAATAATTAATATTTTAATTTTACTAATATTAATAGTTTTTAATATTTCTTCTAAAAAAGCAATCAACAATAAAATTTGTACATTATATTCACTAATTCCTCTAGATTGTAAATAAAATATATCATTTTTATTAAAATGTCCTATAGTACATCCATGTGAACATCTAATGGCATTAGAAAAAATTTCCAATTTAGGTTTGGATATAACATGAGCTTCTTCTGAAAGAAGAATATTTTGATTTTTCTGAAAAGCATTAATTCCTTTAATAAATTTACTAACAAAAATTTTTCCATTGAAAATACTCATTGATTGATCTAATAAAATATTTTTATATAATTGTAAACATTTTGAATTAGAGAATAAATGTTGAATGAATGTTTCATTGTCAATTATTTGTTGTTTAGATAACAAAGAAATTCCATATAAATAAGATGAAGTATTATTTCCATGAGAAAAAAAATTGAGATTATTTTTAATAAATTTTCCTGTCAATGATAAAGTATATGTAGAACAAGAACTATCCATATATTGTTTAATGTAAGTATTATCCAAAATATATGATGTATTTTCCAAACCATATTGGACTTTATAATAATCAATTTTGCTATTATCCATAGCATAAATTTCAGTTACATAATTATTAATTAATGCAGATTTTTCCAATGATAATGATTTGCAACTTTCAATAATTTTTACATAAGAATATTTTCCAACTATAATTAAATTCCTTAAATATAACATAGTCTTTTCATAAGACTGTGTATAAATATTACATATTTCTATTGGATATTTTAAAATAATATTATCAGGAATATATATATAAACACCATTTTTTGCAAACATCGTGTTTATTACACTAAATGGATTATAATATAAATTTAATAAAGTATCATAAAATGGTTTAATATATTTTTCTTTTTGTGCAAAAAGATTAGATATAATAATATTTTGTTCTAATTTATCAGGATAAATAATAGAATCATATTGTCCATTAATAAAGACAATAATATAAGAATCTTTACCATAACCCCCTATCAAGTTCTTTATTCGTTGTACTCTTGTATAGTTTTTATGTACTACTTCTTCTATATTGCTTGAAAAAAAATTAAAATGTTTATCAAAAATCGAAAATAATTTATTATATCTATTATTAGACAATACAAACCCTTTTTTAATAAAAGTATTAATTGCTTTACGTCTTAATTCAGAAATAAAAACATGTTCTCCTTTATAGTGTTTTTCTGAAAAAGAAGAAATTATTTTTTTTTTTAAAAAACATTCGTTTTCCATACAAATACATAATATATTATTACTTTTTCAATATATAATTAGTTTTTTATCCAATCATATCCTTGTTTTTCTAATTTATCCACTAATTTGTTATTTCCAGATTTCACAATGGTTCCATTATGTAATACATGAACAATATAATCTGAAAATAAATAATCTAATAATCTTTTATAATGTGTAATAATAATAATAGAATTTGTATTGGTTTTTAATAATTTGATTACATTTGAAATAATGCGTAAAGAATCAATATCTAATCCAGAATCTACTTCATCTAAAATAGATAACAAAGGATTTAACATAGCCATTTGAAAAATTTCATTTTTTTTTTTCTCTCCTCCTGAAAATCCATCATTTAAAGATCTATAAAAAAAATCTTTTTCCAACTTTAAAAGTTTAGCAATTTGTCTCATTTTTATTATAATATCTTTAGCTGGTAATTCTGGTAATCCTTTTGATTTTCTAATTTCATTAATCGATGTTTTGATAAAATTAATAACAGAAATTCCTGGTATTTCTATAGGATGTTGAAATGATAAAAAAATACCTAATTGAGATCTTTGTTCAGGAGAATAATTAATTAAATTTTTATTATTAAACAAAATATTTCCTTTTGTTATTTTATATTCTTCTTTTCCAGATATAACAGATGCTAATGTACTTTTACCTGATCCATTAGGCCCCATAATTACATGTATTTCTC
Proteins encoded in this region:
- a CDS encoding aminotransferase class V-fold PLP-dependent enzyme, with translation MFSQKKIKEIRDQFPILKTKINDNSLVYIDNAATTQKPIKVIQTANEFYIKQNSNIHRGVHFLSRQATEKVEFVRKQIQKMIHAKLSSEIIFTKGATESINLIAYSIEPLIKKGDEIIISYMEHHSNIIPWKILCDRKQATLKIIPINKNGLLELEYFESIISYKTKLVSITHLSNVLGIINPVKDIIKKSHKYGSMVLIDGAQVPSNLDIDVQDLNVDFYVFSAHKMYGPTGIGILYGKKDILDTIPPYQSGGEMIKYASFKKCNYSDLPFKFEAGTPNIEGIVVWGSAIDFVQELGIKNIQLYKKELLIYAIKRLNSIDGIHLYGGGMNNIDVKSSIISFNLDRLHYFDVGMILDKLGIAVRTGTLCAQPLINFFNVEGMIRVSFSIYNTFQEVDYLYECLIKAKNMLFKSVIL
- the rpmA gene encoding 50S ribosomal protein L27, whose translation is MAHKKGAGSSRNGRDSAGRRLGVKIFGNQYIKSGGIIVRQRGTKYLPGKYVGIGKDHTLYAMKNGFVYFKKGKKKFTISIISKKYLAG
- a CDS encoding ribosome-binding factor A, giving the protein MDTIKKKKLNSIFYSEIANLIQQDIYKKVLKKGIVITLIKINFSKNMNLIKGYISIYPFIDEQILTQIKSQTKIYRKFLSKKLRYHVKKVPKLNFIILNNYL
- a CDS encoding SufB/SufD family protein, coding for MENECFLKKKIISSFSEKHYKGEHVFISELRRKAINTFIKKGFVLSNNRYNKLFSIFDKHFNFFSSNIEEVVHKNYTRVQRIKNLIGGYGKDSYIIVFINGQYDSIIYPDKLEQNIIISNLFAQKEKYIKPFYDTLLNLYYNPFSVINTMFAKNGVYIYIPDNIILKYPIEICNIYTQSYEKTMLYLRNLIIVGKYSYVKIIESCKSLSLEKSALINNYVTEIYAMDNSKIDYYKVQYGLENTSYILDNTYIKQYMDSSCSTYTLSLTGKFIKNNLNFFSHGNNTSSYLYGISLLSKQQIIDNETFIQHLFSNSKCLQLYKNILLDQSMSIFNGKIFVSKFIKGINAFQKNQNILLSEEAHVISKPKLEIFSNAIRCSHGCTIGHFNKNDIFYLQSRGISEYNVQILLLIAFLEEILKTINISKIKILIINYIKHKIKINIKKNTYNV
- the sufC gene encoding Fe-S cluster assembly ATPase SufC, producing MLHIENLHVYINKTPILKGLNLKILPGEIHVIMGPNGSGKSTLASVISGKEEYKITKGNILFNNKNLINYSPEQRSQLGIFLSFQHPIEIPGISVINFIKTSINEIRKSKGLPELPAKDIIIKMRQIAKLLKLEKDFFYRSLNDGFSGGEKKKNEIFQMAMLNPLLSILDEVDSGLDIDSLRIISNVIKLLKTNTNSIIIITHYKRLLDYLFSDYIVHVLHNGTIVKSGNNKLVDKLEKQGYDWIKN
- the rplU gene encoding 50S ribosomal protein L21, whose protein sequence is MIYAIVNIRGIQFKFIENKYLYIPFNCEMELGTHVMFDQVLFFYKNGVIKIGSPFLEKIKIKVEILKHVRGNKLIIFKKKRRKGYKVKKGFKPKFTKLKVINFLEKK
- a CDS encoding ribonuclease Z; translation: MENPSLTILGCHSSIPTTKFYPTSQILKIKGYYLLIDCGEGTQVQLRKSKIKFNKIEHIFISHLHGDHFFGLIGLLSTFHLLGREKSLNIYAPKGLKEIIESHFKWSNTKLKYYIIYIELSSKQREKIFDNENIEIYTIPLKHRIYTNGFLFKEKYNYRKLNMHEIQKIPYINFVDYKNLKIGKDFKTHDGIIIPNSKLTFNPKKTLSYAFCSDTSFDPNIIEHIQFVDLLYHESTFLNIEKMRAINTGHSTAYQAAFIAKEAKVKKLLLGHYSHRFTDIQSFEKEAKQIFHNVEASKSLHTYFL